The following are encoded together in the Falsiruegeria litorea R37 genome:
- a CDS encoding tripartite tricarboxylate transporter permease, whose protein sequence is MGTLDYIWLGILAVFQGPELFSIFGLPVSVTLVMILFGFLIGIAVGATPGLAGPIAMAIALPILISIFGYTPDALLPVMGFLIGVMKGATIGGAVPAILFNTPGTPDAYMTTLDGYPMTQKGQARKALRVAHFSSASGDTFSDIVLIICAPFLALLVEAYLDFPEKTALLILSLSFIGAVIGGSPAKGVLSTGLGLLAVYIGTGEDFYPRMSMGSDHLSQGFPIATSVLGVLIIGAVFKEMTDLWHQQRKSGTPPQFTDEGNQRLTRAEFARLLPFVGRSALIGTAIGALPGIGSTLAATLGYTVGRARHARTKTADAPDFGEGAPEGIAATEAANSSVSGANLIPVLSLGIPGNAAAVFLILAAESIGGFNPGPSVFRFTQDVVNPELVIAFGLFTAMFIANALNWTIGGLFMRSMGIMVRIPKHILLPTVLLLTLTAIYVQETRIEAIWFALGFGALGYVMRLLAISPLPFVIAFILGGKLEESARQAFAATGGDAWFLFSSPVSILFIAASVGIVLFSARKKRHIT, encoded by the coding sequence ATGGGTACGCTTGACTACATCTGGTTGGGTATTCTGGCCGTCTTTCAAGGACCCGAGCTGTTTTCCATCTTTGGCCTGCCAGTCTCTGTCACGCTGGTGATGATCCTCTTTGGCTTTCTGATTGGGATCGCAGTTGGTGCCACACCCGGGCTGGCGGGGCCGATTGCCATGGCCATCGCACTGCCCATCTTGATCTCGATCTTCGGCTACACGCCCGACGCCCTGCTGCCCGTGATGGGTTTCCTGATCGGCGTGATGAAAGGGGCCACCATTGGCGGGGCGGTGCCAGCGATCCTGTTCAACACCCCCGGCACGCCAGATGCCTACATGACCACGCTCGACGGCTATCCGATGACGCAAAAGGGCCAGGCCCGCAAGGCGTTGCGCGTGGCGCATTTCTCATCAGCGTCGGGCGATACGTTCTCGGATATCGTGCTGATCATCTGCGCGCCGTTTCTGGCCCTGCTGGTCGAGGCCTATCTGGATTTCCCGGAAAAGACCGCTCTGCTGATCCTCTCGCTCAGCTTCATCGGCGCCGTCATCGGCGGCTCGCCTGCCAAGGGGGTGCTGTCCACCGGGCTTGGCCTGTTGGCGGTCTACATCGGCACCGGAGAAGATTTTTATCCACGCATGTCGATGGGCAGCGATCACCTGAGCCAGGGCTTTCCAATTGCCACCTCTGTCCTGGGCGTTCTGATCATCGGTGCGGTGTTCAAGGAAATGACCGACCTGTGGCACCAGCAACGCAAGAGCGGCACGCCACCACAATTCACTGACGAGGGCAATCAGCGGCTGACCCGCGCAGAATTTGCTCGACTGCTGCCCTTTGTAGGGCGTTCGGCCTTGATCGGAACCGCAATTGGTGCCCTACCCGGCATCGGATCAACCCTTGCGGCGACCTTGGGCTATACGGTGGGCCGTGCGCGCCACGCCCGCACCAAGACCGCCGACGCCCCGGACTTTGGTGAAGGCGCGCCCGAGGGGATTGCTGCGACCGAGGCTGCGAACTCCTCTGTCTCGGGTGCCAACCTGATCCCGGTGCTGAGCCTGGGCATTCCCGGCAACGCGGCGGCAGTGTTCCTGATCCTTGCCGCAGAAAGCATTGGCGGCTTCAACCCTGGTCCGTCAGTGTTCCGCTTTACCCAGGATGTGGTGAACCCCGAATTGGTCATCGCCTTTGGCCTGTTCACCGCGATGTTCATTGCCAATGCGCTGAACTGGACCATCGGAGGCCTCTTCATGCGCTCGATGGGCATCATGGTGCGCATTCCAAAACACATCCTGCTGCCCACCGTCCTGCTGCTGACCCTGACCGCGATCTACGTGCAGGAAACCCGGATCGAGGCGATCTGGTTTGCGCTTGGCTTTGGCGCACTGGGCTATGTGATGCGCCTGCTGGCGATATCGCCCCTGCCCTTCGTGATTGCCTTTATCCTGGGCGGCAAATTGGAAGAGAGCGCACGCCAGGCTTTTGCCGCCACGGGTGGGGACGCCTGGTTCCTGTTCAGCTCTCCCGTTTCCATCCTCTTCATCGCGGCTTCGGTCGGGATAGTTCTTTTCTCCGCACGCAAAAAGAGACACATCACATGA
- a CDS encoding fumarylacetoacetate hydrolase family protein produces MKLLRFGEVGAEKPGLLASDGTLRDLSGYVADISGAALSDAGLEQLRAIDPDSLPVVEGNPRLGPCVGSVGKYLCIGLNYSDHAAEAGLPIPEHPILFMKANSAISGPNDDVVMPRGSTKTDWEIELGVVIGTRAKYVSEADALSHVAGYCIANDVSERDFQMHLTGQWTKGKSCDTFGPTGPWLVTRDEVPEPQALSMYLDVNGQRMQTGNTSTMIFSVAQIISHLSQLFTLHPGDVISTGTPPGVGMGIKPQPIYLKAGDVMELGIDGLGQQCQVVRADD; encoded by the coding sequence ATGAAACTGTTGCGGTTTGGAGAGGTCGGCGCCGAAAAGCCGGGGCTGCTGGCCTCAGATGGTACCTTGCGCGATCTGTCGGGCTATGTGGCCGATATCTCGGGCGCGGCCTTGTCGGATGCGGGGCTGGAGCAGCTGCGCGCCATTGACCCGGACAGCCTGCCTGTCGTCGAGGGCAATCCGCGCCTTGGCCCCTGTGTCGGCTCTGTCGGCAAATACTTGTGCATCGGTCTGAACTATTCGGATCACGCGGCCGAAGCCGGATTGCCCATCCCTGAACACCCAATCCTGTTCATGAAGGCCAATTCGGCCATTTCCGGCCCGAATGATGATGTGGTGATGCCGCGCGGATCGACCAAGACCGATTGGGAGATCGAATTGGGCGTCGTGATCGGGACCAGGGCCAAATACGTCAGCGAAGCGGACGCGCTGAGCCATGTGGCGGGGTACTGTATCGCCAATGATGTCTCGGAGCGCGATTTTCAGATGCATCTGACGGGGCAGTGGACCAAGGGCAAATCCTGCGACACCTTTGGCCCGACAGGCCCCTGGCTGGTCACGCGCGACGAGGTGCCGGAACCGCAGGCCCTGTCGATGTATCTGGACGTCAACGGCCAGCGGATGCAGACCGGAAACACCAGCACCATGATCTTTTCCGTGGCGCAGATCATCTCTCACCTGAGCCAGCTTTTCACATTGCATCCTGGTGACGTCATTTCGACGGGCACGCCGCCGGGCGTGGGGATGGGCATCAAGCCTCAACCGATCTATCTGAAAGCGGGTGACGTGATGGAATTGGGCATCGACGGTTTGGGCCAGCAATGCCAAGTGGTGCGCGCCGATGACTAG
- a CDS encoding Bug family tripartite tricarboxylate transporter substrate binding protein, translating into MKRTLKAAIAAISLTVTATAGMAADWTPPGPIKLMIAFRAGGGADTQARLIAEALEEKMGWKFIPEQVTGKGGLNMANTLKGQPNDGTAIGMAVTETFGYNMAAANAGMSPEDFTGLSTTAGFQMGIVAPSGKGWASFDDMIAAAKGGEDIRFGVMSPKLADLAYLLGKAQGVEFNIVQVKGGKAVMNGVTAGDLDVGFMAGIQAKGVAAGDLVNLASGLSQPLVQTPDAPTMADLGVDFNSDGYFVFVGPAGMPEDARKALSEAIAAVANDESSKAGGLIKKAFGGASTIMGDDLTQLMASDYANAGALLEAASE; encoded by the coding sequence ATGAAACGCACACTGAAAGCCGCAATCGCCGCCATCAGTCTGACTGTCACCGCAACCGCAGGCATGGCAGCCGACTGGACCCCGCCCGGCCCCATCAAACTGATGATCGCCTTCCGCGCGGGCGGCGGCGCTGACACTCAGGCCCGCCTGATCGCCGAAGCGCTGGAAGAGAAGATGGGGTGGAAGTTCATCCCCGAGCAGGTCACCGGCAAGGGCGGGTTGAACATGGCCAACACGCTGAAGGGTCAGCCCAACGATGGCACCGCCATCGGCATGGCCGTGACCGAAACCTTTGGCTACAACATGGCCGCCGCCAATGCAGGAATGTCACCCGAGGATTTCACCGGGCTAAGCACGACCGCAGGGTTCCAGATGGGCATCGTAGCCCCGTCGGGCAAAGGCTGGGCCAGCTTTGATGACATGATCGCAGCCGCCAAGGGCGGTGAGGACATCCGCTTTGGCGTCATGAGCCCCAAGCTTGCCGATCTTGCCTACTTGTTGGGCAAGGCGCAGGGCGTCGAGTTCAACATCGTACAAGTCAAGGGCGGCAAGGCCGTGATGAACGGCGTGACCGCTGGTGATCTGGATGTTGGCTTCATGGCAGGTATCCAGGCCAAGGGGGTTGCCGCCGGTGATCTGGTCAACCTGGCGTCGGGCCTGTCGCAGCCGCTAGTACAGACGCCAGATGCACCGACGATGGCTGACCTGGGTGTCGACTTCAACTCGGATGGGTATTTCGTCTTCGTTGGGCCGGCGGGCATGCCCGAAGACGCGCGCAAAGCCCTGTCCGAAGCCATCGCAGCCGTGGCCAACGACGAAAGCTCGAAAGCGGGCGGTCTGATCAAGAAGGCATTTGGCGGCGCATCAACCATCATGGGCGACGACCTGACCCAACTGATGGCAAGCGACTATGCCAACGCGGGCGCGCTTCTGGAGGCGGCCTCGGAATAA
- a CDS encoding sulfatase-like hydrolase/transferase, protein MTGNLLVIMSDEHQARAMGCAGHPIAQTPHLDALAARGTRFTNAYTPSPICVPARASFATGRYAHETRLWDNAMPYDGSIPGWGHALQDKGVPVDSIGKLHYRAEEDPAGFDTEHIPMMVAGGVGMVWASIRKEDERIMGKGRMLGDYIGPGNSKYTDYDAAVTTRTVEWLKDRAASDDTRPWCLYVGLVAPHFPLVVPQEFYDLYPHDQLPEPKLNPRDGYTRHPWVEKQNAFMDSEAKFKNEEERTAAIASYYGLCSWLDHNVGQIMVGLEQAGFGADTTVIYTSDHGDNVGARGLWGKSNLYQESAAVPMIVTGPGVGQGTCETPVSLLDVSATIADHFDAPLKASDGVRSLYEIASDEPEPERPVFSEYHAAGAVSGAFMLRIGQWKYHHYVGFAPELFDLNTDPEETRNLANDPAHADTLARMEAALREICDPDAVDQQAFDDQAALIAKYGGREAALKLGAPGATPPPAMENTK, encoded by the coding sequence ATGACAGGCAATCTGTTGGTCATCATGTCGGACGAGCATCAGGCGCGCGCCATGGGCTGTGCAGGGCATCCGATTGCACAAACGCCACATCTGGACGCTCTGGCGGCGCGTGGGACGCGGTTCACCAATGCCTATACGCCGTCGCCGATCTGCGTGCCTGCGCGCGCCAGCTTTGCCACGGGGCGCTATGCGCATGAGACGCGACTGTGGGACAATGCCATGCCGTACGACGGTTCGATCCCAGGCTGGGGGCATGCGTTGCAGGACAAGGGCGTTCCGGTCGACAGCATCGGCAAGCTGCATTATCGCGCCGAAGAGGACCCGGCCGGTTTCGACACTGAGCATATCCCGATGATGGTGGCCGGGGGCGTTGGCATGGTTTGGGCCTCGATCCGCAAGGAAGACGAACGGATCATGGGCAAAGGCCGGATGCTGGGCGATTACATCGGACCGGGCAACAGCAAATACACAGACTACGATGCAGCCGTAACAACGCGTACAGTGGAATGGTTGAAGGACCGCGCCGCGAGCGACGACACGCGGCCATGGTGCCTTTATGTCGGGCTGGTTGCGCCGCATTTCCCATTGGTGGTGCCGCAGGAATTCTATGACCTTTACCCGCACGACCAACTGCCCGAGCCAAAGCTTAACCCGCGCGACGGATACACGCGTCATCCTTGGGTCGAAAAGCAGAACGCCTTTATGGACAGCGAGGCCAAGTTCAAGAACGAAGAGGAGCGGACGGCCGCAATCGCGTCTTACTATGGGCTGTGCAGTTGGCTGGACCACAACGTTGGTCAGATCATGGTGGGTCTTGAGCAGGCGGGCTTTGGTGCCGACACCACGGTTATCTATACCTCGGATCACGGCGACAACGTTGGTGCGCGCGGGCTTTGGGGGAAATCCAACCTGTACCAGGAAAGCGCCGCTGTCCCGATGATCGTGACCGGTCCGGGTGTGGGGCAGGGGACCTGCGAAACGCCTGTCAGTTTGCTGGATGTCTCGGCCACCATCGCGGATCACTTTGACGCGCCGCTCAAGGCTTCGGACGGGGTGCGTTCGCTCTATGAAATCGCCTCGGACGAGCCGGAGCCGGAGCGCCCAGTGTTCTCGGAATACCATGCGGCCGGTGCGGTGTCGGGGGCCTTCATGCTGCGGATCGGGCAGTGGAAATATCACCACTACGTCGGTTTCGCGCCCGAGCTGTTCGATCTGAACACCGACCCGGAAGAGACCCGCAACCTGGCCAATGACCCCGCTCACGCCGACACGCTGGCCCGGATGGAGGCAGCGTTGCGCGAGATCTGCGACCCGGATGCGGTCGATCAACAAGCTTTCGACGATCAGGCGGCCTTGATCGCCAAATACGGCGGCCGCGAGGCGGCCCTGAAACTTGGTGCGCCTGGTGCGACACCGCCCCCTGCGATGGAAAACACAAAATGA
- a CDS encoding contact-dependent growth inhibition system immunity protein has protein sequence MAYLMSGAWPSDVRHVLSPDATAEELGIAILDALTHCRFIPPEHPDFDKLFTKRNAAELVDAYDAELMRLAGVKTKKSLYLGSKGVDVTRHTDWGEIRIHACSRRKGRYFWSRKSDVTGNETVPVTASALELGEAYLRALAMGGSVS, from the coding sequence GTGGCCTATCTTATGAGCGGCGCTTGGCCGAGCGACGTGCGCCATGTCCTGTCCCCGGACGCCACAGCCGAAGAGCTGGGCATCGCAATTCTGGACGCACTGACGCACTGCCGGTTCATCCCGCCGGAACACCCCGATTTCGACAAGCTGTTCACCAAACGCAACGCCGCCGAACTGGTCGATGCCTATGATGCCGAGTTGATGCGCTTGGCCGGAGTAAAGACCAAGAAGAGCCTTTACCTCGGCTCAAAGGGCGTGGATGTGACCCGCCACACCGATTGGGGCGAAATCCGCATTCACGCCTGCTCGCGCCGCAAGGGGCGGTATTTCTGGAGCCGCAAGTCGGACGTCACAGGCAATGAGACCGTGCCCGTCACCGCAAGCGCGCTGGAATTGGGAGAGGCCTATCTGCGCGCCCTGGCGATGGGGGGATCGGTGTCCTGA
- a CDS encoding ABC transporter transmembrane domain-containing protein yields the protein MARRPAQQTTTAAPGGSEERERSKKIGVLRALWPFMLPYKALMLGATIALVLTAAMSLTLPLAVRRVVDNFRIGDSDVLNLYFMAAMGIAAVLAVGTGVRYALVTRLGERVVADIRIAVFDRVIGMSPEFYEKIMTGEVLSRITTDTTLIQSVLGSSVSIALRNMLLFAGGMVLMLLTSAKLTGMVLLIVPAVVVPILVLGRRLRVISRENQDWIAASSGNAGEALGAVQTVQSFTNENASRERFADMTETSYIVSKKRIQTRAVLTVIVIFLVFTGIVGVLWMGANDVRQGEMTEGTLIQFVIYSIIMAGSVAALSEIWSELQRAAGATERLVELLNAQDTVLDPEGPVAVPDPVTGEIQFNDVTFRYPARPETLALDSMSLTVKPGETVAFVGPSGAGKTTVIQMIQRFYDPDQGQITLDGVALTDMRRDSFRRAIAMVPQDPVIFAASARENIRFGRPGATDAEVEQAARAAAAHDFISALPDGYDSFVGERGVMLSGGQKQRIAIARAILRDAPVLLLDEATSALDAESERAVQQAVDELSEGRTTLIVAHRLATVKKADRIVVMENGQIVDQGTHDELVASDGLYSRLARLQFTDGLAAE from the coding sequence ATGGCAAGACGACCAGCGCAACAGACCACAACCGCCGCCCCCGGAGGCAGCGAGGAGCGCGAACGTTCCAAGAAGATCGGCGTTCTGCGCGCGTTGTGGCCATTCATGTTGCCGTACAAAGCACTGATGCTCGGGGCCACGATTGCTCTGGTTCTGACGGCGGCCATGTCGCTGACCCTGCCGCTGGCAGTGCGCCGTGTGGTCGACAACTTCCGGATCGGGGATTCAGATGTTCTGAACCTTTATTTCATGGCCGCCATGGGCATTGCCGCCGTTCTGGCGGTGGGGACCGGTGTGCGCTATGCGCTGGTAACCCGGTTGGGTGAACGTGTGGTGGCCGACATCCGGATCGCCGTCTTTGACCGCGTGATCGGGATGAGCCCCGAGTTCTATGAAAAGATCATGACCGGCGAGGTGCTCAGCCGGATCACCACCGACACGACGCTGATCCAATCGGTTCTGGGCTCGTCTGTTTCGATTGCGCTGCGCAACATGCTGCTCTTTGCGGGTGGTATGGTGCTGATGCTGCTGACCTCGGCCAAGCTGACGGGCATGGTGCTGTTGATCGTGCCTGCCGTGGTGGTGCCGATCCTGGTGCTGGGGCGCAGGTTGCGGGTGATCAGCCGCGAGAACCAGGACTGGATCGCGGCCTCGTCCGGCAACGCGGGCGAGGCGCTTGGCGCGGTGCAGACGGTCCAGTCTTTTACCAACGAAAACGCCAGCCGCGAGCGGTTCGCGGATATGACCGAGACGTCTTATATCGTCTCGAAAAAGCGAATCCAGACACGTGCGGTTCTGACCGTGATCGTGATTTTCCTGGTTTTCACCGGCATCGTGGGCGTCTTGTGGATGGGCGCCAATGACGTCCGCCAGGGAGAGATGACCGAAGGTACTCTGATCCAGTTCGTGATCTATTCCATCATCATGGCAGGCTCTGTCGCCGCCCTGTCCGAGATCTGGAGCGAGTTGCAGCGTGCCGCTGGTGCCACGGAACGGCTGGTCGAATTGCTCAACGCCCAAGACACGGTTCTGGATCCCGAAGGCCCCGTTGCTGTGCCGGACCCTGTGACGGGTGAGATTCAGTTCAACGACGTCACCTTCCGCTATCCCGCACGGCCCGAAACGCTGGCGTTGGACAGCATGTCCTTGACGGTGAAGCCAGGAGAAACCGTGGCCTTTGTTGGCCCATCTGGGGCGGGCAAGACCACCGTGATCCAGATGATCCAGCGGTTCTATGACCCTGATCAGGGGCAGATCACCCTGGACGGCGTCGCCTTGACCGACATGCGTCGCGACAGCTTTCGTCGCGCCATCGCCATGGTGCCCCAGGACCCGGTGATCTTTGCCGCCTCGGCCCGCGAGAACATCCGCTTTGGTCGCCCCGGCGCCACCGATGCCGAGGTCGAGCAGGCCGCGCGCGCGGCGGCAGCGCATGACTTCATCTCGGCGCTGCCGGATGGCTATGACAGCTTTGTCGGCGAACGCGGAGTGATGCTTTCGGGCGGTCAGAAACAGCGCATCGCCATCGCCCGCGCCATCCTGCGGGACGCGCCGGTACTGCTTCTGGACGAGGCGACCTCGGCGCTGGATGCGGAAAGCGAACGCGCCGTTCAACAGGCGGTGGACGAGCTGAGCGAGGGGCGCACGACGCTGATCGTGGCGCACCGCCTGGCGACGGTGAAAAAGGCGGACCGCATCGTGGTGATGGAAAACGGTCAGATCGTCGATCAGGGCACCCATGATGAGTTGGTGGCCAGCGATGGCCTGTATTCCCGTTTGGCCCGTCTGCAATTCACTGATGGTTTGGCGGCCGAATAA
- a CDS encoding MBL fold metallo-hydrolase gives MKLTILGSGSPEAYARRASTGYLLEIGDDKILFDCGGGVFDNLVRSGRVPSDITHLFFTHLHTDHMMDYARLVHAAWDEGAPPLKVWGPSPIARMTEGYFGRDGVLSPDLYARTELAPSQQVWVARGGTLPRAWPAPDVTEIKPGFAYQGNGWELKSCEVPHAQPAFDCMAFSVEAGGKKFVYSGDAGICDALTELTADADLLIHWCYRLSTDDIHPAIAEFSPTPEHIAKMAQSAGVKELLITHFRIHMDSEEGHISAKAELKEHFAGPATIVEDLDVYEI, from the coding sequence ATGAAACTGACCATTCTCGGCTCGGGCTCTCCCGAAGCTTATGCCCGCCGTGCCTCCACCGGTTATCTGCTGGAAATCGGCGACGACAAGATCCTGTTTGATTGCGGTGGCGGCGTGTTCGACAACCTTGTGCGGTCTGGCCGCGTGCCAAGTGACATCACGCATCTGTTTTTCACCCATCTGCACACCGACCACATGATGGATTACGCCCGCCTTGTGCATGCCGCCTGGGACGAAGGCGCGCCGCCGCTCAAGGTCTGGGGGCCCAGCCCGATTGCGCGCATGACCGAAGGCTACTTTGGCCGTGATGGTGTGTTGTCGCCCGATCTGTACGCCCGAACAGAACTGGCCCCCAGTCAGCAGGTCTGGGTCGCACGCGGCGGCACCCTGCCACGCGCCTGGCCCGCTCCGGACGTGACCGAGATCAAGCCTGGCTTTGCGTATCAAGGCAACGGGTGGGAGCTGAAAAGCTGTGAAGTGCCACATGCCCAACCGGCGTTTGATTGCATGGCCTTTTCGGTTGAGGCCGGCGGCAAGAAGTTCGTCTATTCCGGTGATGCAGGCATTTGTGATGCTTTGACCGAACTGACGGCGGATGCCGACCTGTTGATCCACTGGTGCTATCGCCTGTCCACCGATGACATCCACCCCGCAATTGCCGAGTTTTCGCCCACGCCAGAACATATCGCCAAGATGGCCCAGTCTGCAGGCGTCAAGGAACTGCTGATCACCCATTTCCGCATCCACATGGACAGCGAAGAGGGGCACATCAGCGCCAAGGCAGAGTTGAAAGAGCACTTTGCAGGCCCGGCAACGATTGTCGAAGATCTGGACGTTTACGAGATCTGA
- the lysM gene encoding peptidoglycan-binding protein LysM, with amino-acid sequence MGLWNFIKDSGKSIFGGDDAEPTKEALEQEIADLGLDASGVDIAVEGDTVKLTGAAASDELKEKLILAVGNVEGVAAVEEDVASQGAEPVFHTVEKGDTLWAVAEKTLGHGAKYQEIFEANKPMLSHPDKIYPGQMLRIPQA; translated from the coding sequence ATGGGCCTGTGGAATTTCATCAAGGACAGCGGCAAATCCATCTTTGGCGGCGATGACGCCGAACCGACAAAAGAAGCGCTGGAGCAAGAGATCGCCGACCTGGGTCTGGACGCATCTGGCGTCGACATCGCGGTTGAGGGTGACACCGTCAAGCTGACGGGTGCCGCTGCCAGCGACGAGCTCAAGGAAAAGCTGATCCTGGCCGTCGGCAACGTCGAAGGCGTGGCAGCGGTTGAGGAAGACGTTGCATCGCAAGGCGCCGAGCCGGTGTTCCACACCGTCGAAAAGGGCGACACCCTGTGGGCGGTTGCCGAGAAGACCCTGGGCCACGGCGCCAAGTATCAAGAGATATTTGAGGCCAACAAACCAATGCTTAGCCACCCCGACAAGATCTATCCGGGTCAGATGCTGCGCATCCCGCAGGCGTAA
- a CDS encoding MarR family winged helix-turn-helix transcriptional regulator, with amino-acid sequence MSADQVTDTEFDIPLQQMVTFRLSRIHAKLNAQAARILKESSGISLSQWRIFVMIENHGKITPAQIVKRTDFDKGQVSRTVKGMLKDGLIAVEGSESDQRSHTLDFTDKGFALFQKARPAMRSRQNVLLGSLTATERQAMFTAMDKLEMAIGQVEGESTS; translated from the coding sequence ATGTCAGCGGATCAGGTCACGGACACCGAATTCGACATTCCATTGCAGCAGATGGTGACATTTCGCCTGAGCCGGATACACGCAAAGCTCAACGCTCAAGCTGCTAGAATCCTTAAGGAATCATCGGGAATATCGCTGTCGCAGTGGCGGATTTTCGTGATGATCGAGAACCACGGCAAGATCACACCGGCGCAGATCGTCAAGCGCACGGACTTTGATAAGGGACAGGTAAGCCGCACCGTCAAAGGCATGTTGAAAGACGGGTTGATCGCGGTCGAAGGCAGCGAATCAGACCAGCGCAGCCACACGTTGGATTTCACCGACAAGGGATTTGCCTTGTTCCAGAAAGCGCGCCCCGCCATGCGCTCGCGTCAGAATGTGCTCTTAGGCAGCCTGACCGCAACCGAACGGCAGGCGATGTTCACAGCAATGGACAAGCTGGAGATGGCGATTGGGCAGGTCGAAGGCGAAAGCACGTCATGA